One segment of Gilliamella sp. ESL0441 DNA contains the following:
- a CDS encoding ABC transporter ATP-binding protein: MIVFDSIQVRLGINLLLDNASATINPKQKVGLVGKNGCGKSTLFSLIKGEIQTDAGSLSFPSQWQLAWVNQETPALDIPAIEYAIDGDREYRQLEQKLAIANQQNNGEQIANIHEKLDNIDAWTIRARAATLLHGLGFSNEQLQLPVKSYSGGWRMRLNLAQALMCRSDLLLLDEPTNHLDLDAVIWLEKWLSNYQGTLILISHDRDFLDPLVNKIIHIEQKSLFEYTGNYSSFEVQRATKLAQQQSLYESQQQKVAHLQSYIDRFRAKATKAKQAQSRIKMLEKMELIAPAHVDNPFHFNFKPSEFLPSPLLMMDKVVAGYDDKIVLEKIKLNLVPGSRIGLLGRNGAGKSTLIKLLAGELQPKEGHINLAKGVQLGYFAQHQLEYLRADESPLWHLTQLADPKITEQELRNYLGGFDFHGDKVNEPVKTFSGGEKARLVLALIVWQKPNLLLLDEPTNHLDLDMRQALTEALIGFEGALVVVSHDRHLLRSTTDEFYLVHDHKVEPFDGDLDDYQKWLAEEQKAENKPDTVNVASKNDSIQNVSATDRKEQKRREAELRAQMQPIKKELQKMEQKLELLTEQLQNIEQLLADPAIYENDKKSALTELLLKQSKIKSEQEDTEMNWLDLQQQLEDFQLN; this comes from the coding sequence ATGATAGTATTTGATTCCATTCAAGTTCGCTTAGGCATTAATCTACTTTTAGATAATGCCTCTGCTACCATTAATCCTAAACAAAAAGTAGGGTTAGTTGGGAAAAATGGTTGCGGAAAATCCACCCTCTTCTCATTAATAAAAGGCGAAATTCAAACGGATGCAGGCAGCTTAAGTTTTCCATCACAATGGCAATTAGCTTGGGTTAACCAAGAAACACCAGCGTTGGATATACCCGCTATTGAATATGCTATTGATGGTGATCGTGAATATCGACAGCTAGAACAAAAGCTAGCTATCGCCAACCAACAAAATAATGGTGAGCAAATTGCTAATATTCATGAAAAACTGGATAACATTGACGCATGGACAATACGAGCAAGAGCCGCCACGTTATTACATGGTTTAGGATTTTCTAACGAGCAACTACAATTACCAGTTAAATCCTATTCAGGTGGTTGGCGTATGCGTTTAAATCTAGCTCAAGCACTTATGTGTCGTTCAGATCTACTACTACTTGATGAACCAACCAATCACCTTGACTTAGATGCGGTTATTTGGCTGGAAAAATGGCTGAGTAACTATCAAGGTACATTAATTTTAATCTCACATGATCGTGATTTTTTAGATCCATTAGTCAATAAAATTATTCATATTGAACAAAAAAGTTTATTCGAATATACCGGTAACTATTCATCATTTGAAGTTCAGCGTGCAACTAAATTAGCACAACAACAATCACTTTATGAGAGCCAACAACAAAAAGTCGCACACCTACAAAGTTACATAGACCGCTTTAGAGCCAAAGCAACCAAAGCCAAACAAGCTCAAAGTAGAATAAAAATGCTAGAAAAAATGGAACTCATTGCCCCTGCACATGTAGACAATCCTTTTCATTTTAATTTTAAACCTTCTGAATTTTTGCCAAGTCCATTACTGATGATGGACAAAGTTGTGGCAGGCTACGATGATAAAATCGTGCTTGAAAAAATTAAATTAAATCTTGTTCCGGGTTCACGCATAGGCTTACTGGGTCGTAATGGTGCTGGTAAATCAACCTTAATAAAATTATTAGCGGGCGAACTTCAACCTAAAGAGGGGCATATTAATCTCGCTAAAGGTGTTCAATTAGGCTATTTTGCTCAACATCAATTGGAATATTTACGTGCCGATGAATCACCACTTTGGCATTTAACTCAGCTTGCTGATCCAAAAATAACAGAACAGGAATTGCGTAACTATCTGGGTGGTTTTGATTTTCATGGTGATAAAGTGAATGAACCAGTTAAAACATTTTCGGGCGGTGAAAAAGCTCGGTTGGTTTTAGCGCTAATTGTGTGGCAAAAACCGAATCTATTATTACTTGATGAACCCACTAACCATTTGGATTTAGATATGCGTCAGGCATTAACTGAAGCACTTATAGGCTTTGAAGGTGCTTTAGTCGTTGTATCGCATGATCGCCATTTATTGCGCTCGACAACGGATGAATTTTATTTAGTGCATGATCACAAAGTCGAACCATTTGATGGCGATCTTGATGATTACCAAAAATGGCTTGCCGAAGAACAAAAAGCAGAAAATAAACCAGATACCGTTAACGTAGCCAGTAAAAATGATAGCATTCAAAATGTTTCCGCCACCGATCGCAAAGAACAAAAACGCCGTGAAGCAGAATTAAGAGCACAAATGCAACCCATTAAAAAAGAGCTACAAAAAATGGAGCAAAAACTTGAGCTATTAACTGAGCAATTACAAAATATTGAACAGCTACTAGCGGATCCTGCTATTTATGAAAACGATAAAAAATCAGCGTTGACCGAATTACTACTTAAACAAAGTAAAATTAAAAGCGAACAAGAAGACACTGAAATGAACTGGTTAGATTTACAACAACAACTTGAAGATTTTCAATTAAACTAA